From a region of the Dickeya poaceiphila genome:
- the glnS gene encoding glutamine--tRNA ligase: MSEAEARPTNFIRQIIDEDLATGKHDNIQTRFPPEPNGYLHIGHAKSICLNFGIAEDYNGKCNLRFDDTNPVKEDIEYVESIKHDVQWLGFSWSGNVRYSSDYFDQLHQYAIELINKGLAYVDELTPEQIREYRGTLTSPGTNSPYRDRSVEENLALFEKMRSGGFAEGTACLRAKIDMASPFIVMRDPVLYRIKFAEHHQTGNKWCIYPMYDFTHCISDALEGITHSLCTLEFQDNRRLYDWVLDNITIAAHPRQYEFSRLNLEYAVMSKRKLNQLVNEKVVEGWNDPRMPTISGLRRRGYTAASIREFCRRIGVTKQDNTVEMAALESCIRDDLNENAPRAMAVLDPVKVVIENLPQGYEEWLTMPNHPNNPEMGTRQVAFSREVYIDRADFREEANKQYKRLVLGKEVRLRNAYVIKAERIDKDEQGVITTIYCSCDTETLSKDPADGRKVKGVIHWVSAAHALPAQFRLYDRLFSVANPGAAEDFLSTINPDSLSIAQGFVEASLGNAKAENAYQFEREGYFCADGVYSSPDNLVFNRTVGLRDSWAG, from the coding sequence ATGAGTGAGGCTGAAGCCCGCCCAACCAACTTTATTCGTCAGATTATTGATGAAGATCTGGCTACCGGTAAACACGACAATATTCAGACGCGTTTTCCTCCAGAGCCGAACGGCTATCTTCACATTGGCCACGCCAAGTCCATCTGTCTGAACTTCGGCATTGCTGAAGATTACAACGGCAAGTGCAACCTGCGCTTTGATGATACTAACCCGGTAAAAGAAGATATCGAGTACGTTGAGTCCATCAAGCATGACGTCCAGTGGCTGGGTTTTTCCTGGAGTGGCAATGTTCGCTATTCGTCTGATTATTTTGACCAGTTACACCAGTATGCGATTGAACTGATTAATAAAGGGCTGGCATATGTCGATGAGCTGACGCCGGAGCAGATCCGCGAATACCGCGGCACGCTGACGTCCCCTGGCACAAACAGCCCGTACCGTGATCGTAGCGTCGAAGAAAATCTGGCATTGTTCGAAAAGATGCGCAGCGGCGGTTTTGCTGAAGGTACAGCGTGTTTGCGTGCCAAAATCGACATGGCATCGCCGTTTATTGTGATGCGTGACCCGGTGCTGTATCGCATCAAATTTGCCGAGCATCATCAGACCGGCAATAAATGGTGCATCTATCCGATGTATGACTTTACCCATTGTATTTCCGATGCGCTGGAAGGGATCACGCACTCGCTGTGTACGCTGGAGTTTCAGGATAACCGCCGTTTGTATGACTGGGTGTTGGATAACATTACGATTGCTGCCCACCCGCGTCAGTATGAGTTTTCCCGGCTGAACCTGGAATATGCGGTGATGTCCAAGCGGAAACTGAACCAACTGGTGAACGAGAAGGTAGTAGAAGGCTGGAATGATCCGCGTATGCCGACCATCTCCGGTTTGCGCCGTCGTGGTTACACCGCTGCTTCTATCCGAGAATTCTGCCGCCGTATCGGGGTTACCAAGCAGGACAACACGGTGGAAATGGCCGCGCTGGAGTCATGTATCCGTGATGATCTGAATGAGAATGCGCCGCGAGCGATGGCGGTGCTGGACCCGGTAAAAGTGGTGATTGAGAACCTGCCGCAAGGGTATGAAGAGTGGCTTACCATGCCTAATCATCCCAATAATCCGGAGATGGGAACGCGTCAGGTGGCGTTCAGCCGTGAGGTATATATTGATCGCGCTGATTTCCGCGAGGAAGCCAACAAGCAGTACAAACGTCTGGTGCTGGGTAAGGAAGTGCGCTTGCGCAATGCTTATGTGATTAAAGCCGAGCGAATTGATAAAGATGAGCAGGGCGTGATTACTACGATTTACTGCAGCTGCGATACGGAAACCCTGAGCAAAGACCCGGCTGATGGTCGTAAAGTGAAAGGTGTGATCCACTGGGTATCAGCAGCTCATGCGCTGCCAGCACAGTTCCGTCTGTATGACCGCCTGTTCAGCGTGGCCAATCCAGGTGCAGCAGAGGATTTTCTCTCAACCATCAATCCGGATTCGCTGAGTATTGCTCAGGGGTTTGTGGAAGCCAGTCTGGGTAATGCAAAAGCTGAAAACGCTTATCAGTTTGAGCGTGAAGGTTATTTCTGCGCCGATGGTGTCTATTCCAGTCCTGACAATCTGGTATTCAACCGTACAGTGGGGTTGCGTGATAGTTGGGCAGGGTAA
- the nagE gene encoding N-acetylglucosamine-specific PTS transporter subunit IIBC gives MSTLGYLQKVGRALMVPVATLPAAAILMGVGYWIDPIGWGSESALAALLIKSGAAIIEHMAVLFAVGVAYGMSKDKDGAAALSGFVGYLVLTTLCSPAAVSMIQHIPLAEVPKAFGKIENQFIGILVGVISAELYNRYSQVELPKALSFFNGRRLVPILVSLLMIVVAFVLMYVWPVIYNALVSFGEHVQQLGSVGAGIYAFFNRLLIPVGLHHALNSVFWFDVAGINDIPNFLSGQQAIDAGKAIPGITGRYQAGFFPIMMFGLPGAALAIYHCARPENRSRVAGIMVAAAFAAFFTGITEPLEFSFMFVAPVLYVLHAVLTGISVFIAASMHWIAGFGFSAGLVDLVLSTRNPLATHWYMLLLQGAAFFVIYYVVFRFTITRFNLMTPGREAVAAQSSSEGVTAPAGNTQSVARGYLQAIGGKDNLTGIDACITRLRLSVKDSGLVDEPAARTLGAAGVIRLNKQSVQIVVGTQAENIAAALRDVSQE, from the coding sequence GTGAGTACACTCGGTTATTTACAAAAAGTGGGCCGTGCGCTGATGGTGCCTGTCGCTACATTGCCCGCGGCCGCCATCCTGATGGGGGTGGGGTATTGGATCGATCCGATTGGCTGGGGCAGTGAAAGCGCGCTGGCCGCGCTGTTGATCAAATCCGGCGCGGCTATTATCGAGCATATGGCGGTGCTGTTTGCAGTCGGTGTTGCTTACGGTATGTCGAAAGATAAAGACGGTGCGGCAGCATTGTCCGGGTTTGTTGGTTATCTGGTGTTGACTACATTGTGCTCGCCAGCAGCCGTGTCGATGATTCAGCACATCCCGCTGGCAGAGGTGCCGAAGGCGTTTGGCAAGATTGAAAACCAGTTCATCGGTATTCTGGTCGGGGTGATTTCCGCTGAGCTGTATAACCGCTACAGCCAGGTTGAGTTGCCTAAAGCGCTCTCTTTCTTCAATGGCCGTCGTCTGGTGCCGATTTTGGTTTCGCTGCTGATGATTGTGGTGGCGTTTGTGCTGATGTACGTCTGGCCGGTTATCTATAACGCGTTGGTTTCCTTTGGCGAACATGTTCAGCAGTTGGGATCGGTTGGTGCCGGTATTTATGCCTTCTTTAACCGTCTGTTGATTCCAGTCGGGCTACATCATGCACTGAATTCGGTGTTCTGGTTCGATGTGGCTGGCATTAACGACATTCCCAATTTCCTGAGTGGTCAGCAGGCGATTGATGCCGGTAAAGCCATTCCTGGCATTACCGGGCGTTATCAGGCTGGTTTCTTCCCGATCATGATGTTTGGCTTGCCGGGCGCGGCGCTGGCGATTTATCACTGTGCGCGGCCTGAAAACCGTAGCCGAGTGGCGGGAATCATGGTGGCAGCGGCCTTTGCGGCCTTTTTCACTGGTATTACCGAACCGCTGGAATTCTCCTTCATGTTTGTGGCACCAGTGCTGTATGTACTGCACGCCGTGCTGACCGGGATTTCGGTATTCATCGCTGCCAGTATGCACTGGATTGCCGGTTTTGGCTTCAGCGCTGGTTTGGTGGACCTGGTGCTGTCTACGCGTAATCCGTTGGCGACACACTGGTATATGTTGCTGTTGCAGGGCGCAGCCTTCTTCGTTATCTATTATGTGGTATTCCGCTTTACCATCACCCGCTTTAACCTGATGACGCCGGGGCGTGAAGCTGTCGCGGCGCAGTCCTCATCCGAGGGGGTAACCGCACCTGCCGGTAATACCCAATCGGTGGCGAGAGGCTATTTGCAGGCCATTGGCGGCAAAGATAACCTGACTGGGATCGATGCCTGTATTACTCGCTTGCGGTTGAGTGTGAAGGATTCCGGGCTGGTGGATGAGCCTGCTGCTCGTACTCTGGGAGCGGCTGGGGTGATTCGCCTCAATAAGCAAAGCGTGCAGATTGTCGTTGGTACCCAGGCGGAAAACATCGCAGCGGCGTTACGCGACGTTTCACAGGAATAA
- the nagB gene encoding glucosamine-6-phosphate deaminase, which yields MRLIPLTTPAEVGKWAARYIAERINAFKPTAERPFILGLPTGSSPLEAYNALIALYNAGQVSFKHVVTFNMDEYVGLPVDHPESYRTFMYQNFFNHVDIPEGNINLLNGNAEDIAAECHRYEEKIKSYGKIHLFMGGVGNDGHIAFNEPASSLVSRTRIKTLTEETRIANSRFFGGDVSLVPKYALTVGVGTLLDAEEVMILVSGRHKAQALQAAVEGNVNHMWTISCLQLHAKALMVCDEPSTMELKVKTVKYFRELEAENIKNL from the coding sequence ATGAGACTAATTCCATTAACAACCCCCGCCGAAGTTGGCAAATGGGCCGCCCGCTATATTGCCGAGCGCATCAATGCTTTCAAACCAACGGCGGAGCGCCCGTTCATACTTGGCCTGCCAACCGGAAGTTCGCCGCTGGAAGCCTACAACGCCTTGATTGCGCTATACAATGCAGGACAAGTCAGCTTCAAACATGTCGTCACCTTCAATATGGACGAATACGTCGGGCTACCGGTAGACCACCCGGAAAGTTACCGTACCTTCATGTACCAGAATTTTTTCAACCACGTTGATATTCCGGAAGGAAACATTAACCTGTTGAATGGCAACGCGGAAGATATCGCCGCCGAGTGTCACCGTTATGAAGAAAAAATCAAGTCTTACGGCAAGATTCATCTGTTCATGGGCGGTGTCGGCAATGATGGCCACATCGCTTTCAACGAACCGGCGTCCTCTCTGGTGTCCCGCACACGTATCAAGACCTTGACGGAAGAGACACGCATCGCTAATTCTCGTTTCTTTGGCGGCGATGTTAGTCTGGTGCCGAAATATGCCCTGACGGTGGGCGTCGGTACGCTGCTGGATGCAGAAGAAGTGATGATTCTGGTCAGCGGTCGCCACAAGGCGCAAGCCCTTCAGGCTGCGGTGGAAGGCAACGTAAATCACATGTGGACCATCAGTTGCCTGCAGTTACACGCTAAAGCGCTGATGGTGTGCGATGAGCCTTCCACCATGGAATTAAAAGTGAAAACCGTGAAATATTTCCGCGAGTTGGAAGCTGAAAATATCAAAAACCTGTAA
- the nagA gene encoding N-acetylglucosamine-6-phosphate deacetylase — MYALTNGRVFTGHQILDDHAVVVADGMIAAVCLTRDLPDDLPRRDLAGALLAPGFIDLQLNGCGGVQFNDALSSLSVKTLETMQKANEKSGCTSFLPTLITSSDEFMRHSIDVMRTWLAQHRHQALGLHLEGPWLNPVKKGTHDAAFIRQPDDQLLAYLCDNADVISKVTLAPEMVPEHVIRQLSNVGIVVSAGHSHATWEQAKQGFAAGIRFATHLFNAMPPVTGREPGLVGAVYDAPEVYCGIIADGHHVSWATIRNSKRIKGDKLVLVTDATAPAGSSIDQFTFAGKTIYYRDGICVDDHGTLSGSALTMINAVRNCVEHAGIALDEALRMATLYPARAIGEERRLGSIETGKVANLTVFTRDFDILNTFVNGEEVFHKQ, encoded by the coding sequence ATGTACGCTTTAACCAATGGTCGTGTTTTTACCGGCCACCAGATCCTTGACGACCATGCAGTCGTCGTCGCCGATGGAATGATCGCGGCAGTCTGCCTGACACGCGATCTGCCTGACGATTTACCCCGGCGCGATCTCGCAGGCGCATTACTGGCCCCTGGCTTTATCGACCTGCAATTGAACGGCTGTGGCGGCGTGCAGTTCAACGACGCACTGAGCAGCCTTTCCGTCAAAACGCTGGAAACCATGCAGAAAGCCAACGAAAAATCCGGCTGTACCAGCTTTTTGCCGACGCTGATTACCTCTTCCGATGAATTTATGCGCCACAGCATCGACGTGATGCGCACCTGGCTCGCACAGCACCGTCATCAGGCACTGGGGTTGCATCTGGAAGGTCCCTGGCTCAACCCGGTGAAAAAAGGCACCCATGACGCAGCCTTTATCCGCCAGCCTGACGATCAACTGCTCGCCTATCTGTGTGACAACGCTGATGTGATAAGCAAAGTCACACTGGCACCGGAAATGGTGCCCGAACACGTGATAAGACAGCTGAGCAACGTCGGCATCGTGGTTTCCGCCGGTCACTCCCACGCCACCTGGGAACAAGCCAAACAGGGGTTTGCCGCCGGGATACGCTTCGCTACCCACCTGTTCAATGCCATGCCCCCCGTTACTGGTCGGGAACCCGGCCTGGTCGGTGCCGTCTATGATGCACCCGAAGTCTATTGCGGCATCATTGCCGATGGTCACCATGTCAGTTGGGCCACTATCCGCAACAGCAAACGCATCAAAGGCGACAAACTGGTGCTGGTCACCGATGCCACGGCACCGGCTGGCTCCAGCATCGACCAGTTCACATTTGCCGGTAAAACCATATACTACCGCGACGGCATTTGTGTGGACGATCACGGAACTCTGAGTGGTTCGGCACTTACCATGATTAATGCCGTGCGCAATTGCGTAGAACACGCGGGTATCGCTCTGGATGAAGCACTAAGAATGGCGACGCTCTACCCGGCGAGAGCCATCGGCGAAGAGCGCCGACTGGGAAGCATTGAAACAGGAAAAGTGGCGAACCTGACGGTATTTACCCGCGATTTTGACATCCTCAATACGTTTGTGAATGGTGAAGAAGTTTTTCATAAGCAGTAA
- the nagC gene encoding DNA-binding transcriptional regulator NagC — MTTGGQTQIGNIDLVKQLNSAVVYRLIDQQGPISRIQISEQSQLAPASVTKITRQLLERGLIKEVDQQASTGGRRAISIISETRPFHTVAVRLGRYDATLALYDLQGKQLEEELCSLPENTQDSLESALFTVIGQFIDRHQRRIRELIAISVVLPGLVDPAAGIVRYMPHISVDNWPLVKNLEQHFKVHSFVGHDIRSLALAEHYFGATGDCQDSLLIRVHRGVGAGILVNGNIFLGSNSNVGEIGHIQVDPLGDRCHCGNFGCLETVVSNGALEQRARHLLQQGFSSKLTLENCQIDAICKAAMKGDLLARELIEAAGQPLGKAISIAVNLFNPQRVVIAGEITAADKILLPAIQRCINAQVLKDFRQNLPVVVSELQHLSAIGAFALVKRAMLNGVLLQRLLENQ; from the coding sequence ATGACCACAGGCGGACAAACCCAGATAGGGAACATTGATCTGGTCAAACAACTCAACAGTGCGGTCGTGTACCGCCTGATTGATCAACAAGGCCCCATCTCTCGAATTCAGATTTCAGAACAGAGTCAACTTGCTCCCGCCAGCGTCACAAAAATTACCCGCCAGTTGCTGGAACGTGGTCTCATCAAAGAAGTGGATCAGCAGGCATCAACCGGCGGACGCCGCGCCATTTCAATTATCTCCGAAACACGGCCATTTCATACGGTGGCAGTCAGACTTGGCCGCTACGACGCCACCCTCGCCTTATACGACCTGCAAGGCAAACAGCTGGAAGAAGAACTCTGCAGTCTGCCAGAAAATACCCAGGACTCACTGGAAAGTGCGCTGTTCACTGTTATCGGTCAGTTCATCGACCGTCATCAACGCCGCATCCGTGAATTAATCGCCATTTCGGTGGTACTGCCAGGGCTGGTAGACCCTGCCGCCGGCATAGTGCGTTATATGCCACACATTAGCGTAGATAACTGGCCGCTGGTGAAAAATCTCGAACAACATTTCAAGGTGCACAGCTTTGTCGGTCACGATATTCGCAGTCTGGCACTGGCCGAACATTACTTTGGCGCCACCGGTGATTGTCAGGATTCACTGCTAATACGGGTTCATCGTGGCGTGGGCGCAGGCATTTTAGTCAATGGCAACATTTTTCTCGGCAGCAACAGCAATGTTGGGGAGATCGGTCATATCCAGGTTGACCCATTAGGCGACCGCTGTCACTGTGGCAACTTTGGTTGTCTGGAAACTGTGGTATCGAACGGTGCGCTGGAACAACGGGCGCGTCATTTGCTGCAGCAGGGATTTTCCAGCAAGCTGACGCTGGAGAACTGCCAGATAGATGCCATCTGTAAAGCAGCCATGAAAGGGGACCTGCTTGCCAGAGAGTTGATCGAAGCGGCTGGGCAGCCACTGGGTAAAGCGATTTCGATTGCCGTTAACCTGTTCAACCCGCAACGAGTGGTTATCGCCGGTGAAATTACGGCAGCGGACAAGATTCTGTTGCCCGCCATTCAGCGCTGCATCAATGCACAGGTACTGAAAGACTTTCGTCAAAACCTGCCTGTCGTCGTCTCAGAATTACAACATTTATCCGCCATCGGTGCTTTTGCGCTGGTAAAACGTGCGATGCTAAATGGTGTATTACTGCAACGTCTGCTTGAAAATCAGTAA
- the asnB gene encoding asparagine synthase B produces the protein MCSIFGVLDLKTDPVELRKKALELSRLMRHRGPDWSGVYASDKAILAHERLSIVDVNTGAQPLYNQPHTHVLAVNGEIYNHQALRQQYGDRYQFQTGSDCEVILALYQEKGPEFLDELRGMFAFALYDTEKDAYLIGRDHLGIIPLYMGYDEHGNLYVASEMKALVPVCRTIKEFPAGSYLWSQDGEIREYYRRDWFDYDHVKDNVTDADELREALEESVKSHLMSDVPYGVLLSGGLDSSIISAITKKFAARRVEDDERSEAWWPQLHSFAVGLEGAPDLKAARDVADHLGTVHHEIHFTVQEGLDAIRDVIYHIETYDVTTIRASTPMYLMSRKIKAMGIKMVLSGEGSDEVFGGYLYFHKAPNAKEFHEETVRKLLALHQYDCARANKAMSAWGVEARVPFLDKNFLDVAMRINPKDKMCGNGKMEKHILRECFESYLPHSVAWRQKEQFSDGVGYSWIDTLKEVAARQISDQQLETAHFRFPYNTPTTKEGYLYREIFEELFPVPSAAECVPGGPSVACSSAKAIEWDESFKKMDDPSGRAVGVHQSAYQ, from the coding sequence ATGTGTTCTATTTTTGGTGTGCTTGATCTGAAAACCGACCCGGTTGAACTGCGCAAAAAAGCGCTGGAATTGTCCCGTCTGATGCGCCACCGCGGCCCAGACTGGTCCGGTGTTTACGCCAGCGACAAAGCCATTCTGGCGCATGAGCGTCTATCCATCGTTGACGTTAACACCGGTGCTCAACCGCTCTACAACCAGCCGCACACCCATGTTCTGGCCGTAAACGGCGAAATTTACAACCATCAGGCTCTGCGTCAGCAATATGGTGATCGTTACCAGTTCCAGACAGGTTCCGACTGTGAAGTGATTCTGGCGTTGTATCAGGAAAAAGGCCCGGAATTTCTGGACGAACTGCGCGGCATGTTCGCCTTCGCCCTGTATGACACTGAAAAAGACGCCTATCTGATTGGCCGCGACCACCTGGGCATCATCCCGCTCTATATGGGCTACGATGAACACGGTAACCTGTATGTCGCTTCTGAAATGAAAGCGCTGGTGCCGGTGTGCCGCACCATCAAAGAATTCCCGGCTGGCAGTTATCTGTGGAGTCAGGACGGCGAGATTCGTGAGTACTATCGTCGTGACTGGTTCGATTACGACCACGTTAAAGACAACGTCACCGATGCCGACGAACTGCGTGAAGCGCTGGAAGAATCGGTAAAAAGTCATCTGATGTCAGACGTTCCTTATGGCGTACTGCTGTCCGGCGGGTTGGATTCCTCTATCATCTCGGCTATTACCAAGAAATTCGCCGCCCGCCGCGTGGAAGACGACGAGCGCAGCGAAGCCTGGTGGCCGCAGCTTCACTCCTTCGCCGTTGGCCTGGAAGGCGCGCCTGACCTGAAAGCCGCGCGTGACGTCGCTGATCATCTGGGCACAGTGCATCACGAAATCCATTTCACGGTGCAGGAAGGTCTGGATGCTATCCGTGACGTGATTTATCACATCGAAACCTATGACGTCACCACTATCCGCGCCTCGACGCCGATGTATCTGATGTCCCGCAAAATCAAAGCAATGGGTATCAAAATGGTATTGTCCGGCGAAGGTTCGGACGAAGTATTCGGCGGCTATCTCTATTTTCACAAAGCGCCGAACGCGAAAGAATTCCATGAAGAAACCGTGCGTAAACTGCTGGCGCTGCACCAGTATGACTGCGCACGCGCCAATAAAGCGATGTCGGCCTGGGGCGTTGAAGCACGCGTACCGTTCCTGGACAAAAACTTCCTGGACGTAGCAATGCGCATCAACCCGAAAGACAAAATGTGCGGCAACGGCAAAATGGAAAAACACATCTTGCGTGAGTGCTTTGAATCTTACCTACCGCACAGCGTAGCCTGGCGTCAGAAAGAACAGTTCTCTGACGGCGTGGGTTACAGTTGGATCGATACCCTGAAAGAGGTTGCAGCCAGGCAGATTTCCGACCAGCAACTGGAAACCGCGCACTTCCGTTTCCCGTACAACACGCCAACCACCAAAGAAGGCTATTTGTACCGTGAAATTTTCGAAGAACTGTTCCCGGTTCCGAGCGCAGCCGAATGTGTTCCTGGCGGCCCTTCAGTAGCGTGTTCGTCTGCTAAAGCGATTGAATGGGATGAATCGTTCAAAAAGATGGATGACCCGTCAGGTCGTGCCGTCGGCGTGCATCAATCCGCCTACCAATAA
- a CDS encoding DMT family transporter produces MTYLFLCLAIVSEVIATTALKLSESFTRPLPSVVTVVFYAIAFYCLTISMRVLPTGVIYAIWSGVGIVLIAAVSWIFYDQRLDWPAVLGMALIIAGVAVINLFSNSVAH; encoded by the coding sequence ATGACCTATTTATTTCTTTGTCTGGCGATTGTGTCAGAAGTGATCGCGACGACGGCGTTGAAGCTGTCGGAGAGTTTTACCCGACCATTGCCGAGTGTCGTGACGGTGGTGTTTTACGCTATCGCATTTTATTGCCTGACCATTTCTATGCGGGTGCTGCCGACTGGCGTGATTTACGCTATTTGGTCAGGCGTCGGGATTGTATTGATTGCAGCGGTGAGCTGGATTTTTTACGACCAGCGGCTGGACTGGCCGGCTGTGCTGGGAATGGCGCTGATCATTGCAGGGGTGGCAGTGATAAACCTGTTTTCCAATTCTGTTGCGCATTGA
- the ubiF gene encoding 3-demethoxyubiquinol 3-hydroxylase, producing MHYDAVIVGGGMVGAAVALGLAQSGFQVAVLEQETPPPFVAGGAPDVRVSAIGLASVRLLERLGVWQAVEQMRSVPYRRLETWEWDNAHVVFDAADLGLSELGFMVENRILQLALWQGLERTPGVTLLCPWQLQRLRREGEQWLLSSEQGDSLSASLVIGADGANSKIRQWAGIGITGWQYRQSCMLISAEMAGPQQDVTWQHFTPSGPRAFLPLFDGWCSLVWYDSPSRIRQLQAMSLPQLNKAIAETFPERLGAVNAVAAGAFPLVRRHAQQYVLPGLALIGDAAHTINPLAGQGVNLGYRDVATLLDVVIRARDEGAVWYDESVLRRYQRQRKPDNLLMQSGMDLFYGAFSNRLPPLELARNLALMTAQRAGKLKQQALRYALGL from the coding sequence ATGCACTATGATGCGGTAATTGTGGGCGGTGGCATGGTCGGTGCCGCAGTCGCGTTGGGGCTGGCGCAGAGTGGTTTCCAGGTTGCGGTGTTGGAGCAGGAAACGCCGCCGCCGTTTGTTGCGGGTGGTGCGCCGGATGTGCGCGTATCGGCGATTGGTCTGGCGTCGGTCCGCTTGCTGGAGCGGTTGGGTGTGTGGCAGGCGGTTGAACAGATGCGTAGCGTACCTTACCGACGGCTCGAAACCTGGGAATGGGACAATGCGCACGTGGTGTTTGATGCGGCTGACCTTGGGTTATCTGAACTGGGGTTCATGGTTGAAAACCGTATTCTGCAACTGGCGTTGTGGCAAGGGTTGGAAAGAACGCCTGGGGTGACGTTGTTGTGTCCGTGGCAATTGCAGCGTCTGCGCCGTGAAGGCGAACAGTGGTTGCTGAGTAGCGAACAGGGCGATAGCTTATCGGCATCGCTGGTGATTGGCGCTGATGGCGCCAATTCGAAAATTCGCCAGTGGGCGGGCATTGGTATCACCGGCTGGCAATATCGCCAGTCTTGCATGTTGATCAGCGCTGAAATGGCTGGCCCCCAGCAGGATGTAACCTGGCAACATTTCACGCCATCCGGGCCGCGTGCGTTCCTGCCGCTGTTTGATGGCTGGTGCTCATTGGTGTGGTACGACAGCCCGTCGCGCATTCGCCAGTTACAGGCGATGTCGCTTCCTCAACTCAATAAGGCTATTGCTGAGACGTTTCCTGAGCGGCTGGGTGCGGTCAATGCTGTTGCGGCTGGCGCGTTTCCACTGGTGCGTCGCCATGCGCAGCAGTACGTATTGCCGGGGTTGGCACTGATTGGTGATGCGGCGCATACCATCAACCCGCTGGCGGGTCAGGGTGTAAATCTGGGGTATCGGGATGTTGCCACATTACTTGATGTGGTGATCCGGGCGCGTGATGAAGGGGCTGTCTGGTATGACGAATCGGTGCTACGGCGTTATCAACGGCAGCGCAAACCAGACAATCTGCTGATGCAAAGCGGTATGGATCTGTTTTACGGTGCGTTTAGTAATCGTCTGCCACCGCTGGAACTGGCGCGCAATCTGGCATTGATGACGGCGCAACGCGCTGGAAAACTTAAACAGCAGGCATTGCGTTACGCACTGGGATTGTAA